The DNA sequence CCGCCTGCGTGCGCGGCATCGGCAGCCCGGCGTGGGCCAGCCAGGCGCCGTCGAGCACGAGGCCTTCGGGGGTGTTGATCGCGTCGAAGAAGGGCGCCGTGTGGTGGCGTCCGGTCGGGCGCACGGTGCCGGCGGGCAGCACCTCGCGCACGCGGTAGCGCGCCGCGGGGTCCAGCATCGGCAGGCGCAGCGTCGGCGTGTAGCGGTGGCTGCTCGGCAGCGGACGCAGCACCAGCAACACCAGATCGCTGGACGCCTCGTCGCCGTGCAGCTGCCAGCGCAGGCCGTCACCGCCTTCGCCGAGCCAGACGCGGCCGTGGTGCAGCCGGTCGCGCAGTTGCTTGTAGACGTCGATCCAGCCGCGCAGCTCGGCGGTGTCCGCGTCGTTCAGTTGCCGCACGTCGAGTTCGACGCCGAAGTGCCCCGGCAGTGCGACCGCAGCGCGGAAGGCCATCGACTGCGTGCGCCCCGTCGTGTGCGAGGGCGCGGTGCCGACGTGGGCGCCCATGATCTCGGGCGGGAAGAACTGCAGGAAGCCACGCTGGATGTCGACCCGCGACAGCGCGTCGATGCAGTCGCTGGTCCAGACGCGGTGCGTATGGCGCAGCACGCCGAAGTCGATCCGGCCGCCGCCGCCGGAGCAGCTCTCGATCTCGACGTTCGGGTGGGCGGCGCGCAGGCGGTCCATCAGCGCGTAAGCGGCGTGGATCTGCGCCCGGTAGCCGGCGGTGCCGTTGGCGAGTCCGGCCGGAGCGAGGTCGCGGTTCAGGTCCCACTTCAGGTAACCGATCGGGTGCGCGGCGAGCAGCGCGGCGATCTTCTCGAACAGGTAATCGCTGGCCTCGGGCCGGGCGATGTCGAGCACGAGCTGGTTGCGCGCCGTCAGCAGCGGGCGGCCGGCGATCTGCAGCGCCCACTCGGGGTGCGCGCGGAACAGGTCGCTGTCCGGGTTGACCATCTCCGGCTCGACCCACAGGCCGAATTCCATGCCGAGCGCGTTCACATGCGCGATCAGCTCGCCCAATCCGTTCGGAAACTTGGTTTCGTCCGGCCACCAGTCGCCCAAGGCGGCGCGGTCGTGGTGGCGGCCGTGGAACCAGCCGTCGTCGAGCACAAAACGTTCGATGCCGACCGCGGCCGCGGCGGTCGCGAGTTCCTGGACCGGTCCGGGATGGACATCGAAGTAGAAGCCTTCCCAGGTGTTCAGATGCACCGGCCGCGGCTTCATCGCGCCACCCGGCCAGTTCAGCCGGCGGCGCAGTTCGGTGTGGAAATTGGCGGCCAGCCCGTTCAGGCCGGCGGTCGAGCAGGTGGCGACCAGCTCCGGCGAGTGCAGCGCCTGCCCCGGCAGCAACCGGCCTTCACCGGGCGCGAGCCATTCGCCCATCTGCCACTGGTAGAGGCCGTCGTGCAGCCATTCGACCGTCTGCTGGTGGTTGCCGGACCACGCCAGGTGCGCGCCGAAGACAAGGCCGGTGTCGTCGGTGGTGCCCGGTGTCGTGACGACCGCGCCGGGGAAGCAGTCGTGGCTGGTGCGCCCGCGCCGGCTTTCCTTGCGCCACAGGCTGCGCGTCAGCGGGTCGACCTGGAGCATGAACTCGTGGACATGCTGCCCCGCATACGAGCGCACGTTGTCGCAATGCCCCGGCAGCTGCAGCGTGCCGGCGGCGAGCCACTGCACGTCGAGCGGCGCGTCGCCCAGGTTGTGCAGCACCGACTGCAGCACCAGCACGTCGGACGCCGCGTCCAGCCGCAGCGTCAGGTCCAGCCGCAGCCGGGCCACGTCGTCGTGCAGGTGCAGGCAGAGGGCCGAGCCGGCCGCGTCCTGCTGCAGCCACTCGACATCGCAGCGGGTGAAGGCCTGCGCGAAGTCCTGCCCGTCGCGGTGGGCGAGCAGCGCGCTCTGGCCGAACCAGCCGACGCCGAAGGTCGGCGCCACCGTCAGCGGCTGGTCGAAGTCGAGCATGAACGACGGCAGCGGGCGCGTGTCGCGCAGCGCGGCGCCGGGGGTGGCGCCCTCCGGCAGGCGCGGTCCCCAGTAGCGCCACAGCGGCGCTTCGTCGGGCGGGCATTCGAGCACGACGCTGCTGCGCCGGCTGTGGAGGATCAGGTAGTCGCGGGTCATGTCAACGGGATCAGACAGGCGGTCAGCCCTTGGACGCGCCGAGCGTGAGGCCGGCGATGAATTGCTTCTGCATCAGGAAGAAGATCAGCACCGGCGGCAGCGCGGCGACGATCGAGCCCGCCGACACCAGGTGCCACTGCGCCACCCAGATGCCGTTGAGCGACTTCAGCCCGCCGGTGACCGGCATCGCGTGGTCGCCCTGGATCAGCACGGTGGACCAGAAGTAGTCGTTCCAGATGAAGGTGAAGACCAGCACCGACAGCGCCGCCAGCGCCGGGCGCACCAGCGGCAGCACGACCTTCCAGAAGATCTGCCACTCGCTCGCACCCTCGATGCGCGCCGCCTCGATCAGCTCGTGCGGCAGGTCGCGGATGAAGTTGCGCATGAAGAAGGTGCAGAAGCCCGTCTGGAAGGCGATGTGGAACAGCACCAGCCCGCCGATCGAGTCGTACAGCCCCATGCGCAGGCTCAGGTCGCGCACCGGCACCATCAGGATCTGGAACGGGATGAAGTTGCCGCCGACGAACAGGAAGAACACCGCCAGGTTGGCCTTGAAGCGGTAGGTGCCCAGGGCGAAACCGGCCAGACAGCTCAGCGCGACGGCGCCGAGCACGGTCGGGATGGCCACCAGCAGGCTGTTGACGATGTAGCGGGCGATCGGCGTGTTGCGGAAGACGGCCGAGTAGTTCTCGATCACCTGCCACTCGGTCGGCCAGCCCCAGTAGTTGCCGCCGGCGATGTCGCCCTGGCCGCGGATGGAGGTCAGCGCTACCGCGATGATGGGCAGCAGCCAGACGACGAGCGCGACGGGCAGACCGAGCTTGTAGAGCGCCTGGGTGACCGGCGAGGTCTTGGCGAGCGGGGTGGGAAACATCAGCCGAGTTCCTTCTCTTGCTGGTAGATGCGCCAGAGCACGAAGGTGATGTAGACCAGCATGATCGAGAACAGCACGGTGGCGATGGCGGTGCCGTAGCCCATGCGGTAGCCGTACTCGCTCAGGGCCTGCTCGTACATGTAGTACGCCAGCACGCGCGAGGAGCCGTAGGGGCCGCCGGAGGTCATGATCGACACCATGTCGAAGCTGCGCAGCGAGCCGATGATGGTGACGACGACGGCGATGAAGGTGGCGGGGCGCAGCTGCGGCAGCACGATGTGCCACAGCATCGACCAGCCCTTGGCGCCTTCGAGCCGCGCCGCCTCGATCAGGTCGGGGCGGACGTTGTTCAGGCCCGTGAGGTACAGGATCATGCAGTAGGCGATCTGCGGGTACAGGCCCGCGGCGATGATGCCGTAGGTGACCAGGTGCTCGTCCGACAGCACGGCCACCCCCGGCATGCCCAGGGCCGCCAGGATCTGCGTGAACAGCCCGTTGGTCGGGTTGTAGAACCAGGTGAACACCAGGCCGATGACGACCTGCGAGATCACGAAGGGGAAGAAGAACATCGACTTGACGAGGCGGATGCCCGTCACGGTCTGGTTCAGGAACAGCGCCAGCCCCAGGCCGATCGGCACCGACAGCAGGAACAGGACGAGCCAGACCAGGTTGTTCTTCAGCGCGGTGCGGAAGTCGGGGTCGCTGTACAGCTCGACGTAGTTGGCGATGCCGATGTACTTCGCCTCGCCCAGCCCGTCCCAGTCGTGGAAGCTGATCGCGATCGACTCGAAGATCGGCACGATCACGTAGGTGCCGAACATCAGCAGCGCTGGCAGCAGGAACAGCCAGGGGGCGAGCTGGCGCTGGTGGCGGGTCCACCAGGAGAACTGCGGTGGGGGAGCGGGGGAGGACATCGGCGAGGGGGGAGCGGAGGTGGGTTCCCGCTTGCGCGGGAATGACGGCGGTGGGGGTGGTCGCGGTGGCGGGTGGTGGCGGGGGGGCGGTCTGGCCAGCCCCCCGCGTGGCCCGGACGGGCTTACTTGTAGACGCGCTGGCGGACCTGCTCCAGCCGCTCCAGCACTTCCTTGCGCGTTTCCGGCTTGACCATGTAGCGCTGGAAGCCTTCCATGCCGGCCTTGGCCATCTCGGCGGGCGCGTCGCGGTCATAGAACTGGCCGAGCGCGTAGGCGTTCGACAGCATCGCGAAGCCGTCCTTCAGGTAGACGTCGGTCGGCTTGGTGGCGTCCTTGTTGACCGGGAGCTGGCCGAGGATGGCGTTGACCTCGCCCTGCACCTTGGCGCTGGCGGCATAGGCCAGGAAGCGCCTGGCGTCGACCTTGTTCTTCGCCTTGGCGGGGATGTGGATGGTGTCGGTCGGGGCGTCCTCGGCCATCGGGACGTTGTTGATCTTCGGGAACTGCATGAAGCCGAGCTGGGCTTCGGTCAGGCCGCCCTTCTTCATCGGATCGACGGCGAAGTTGCCCATCAGGTACATCGCAGCCTCGCCCTTGACGAAGGCGGGCAGCGCGTCCTGCCAGTCGTAGGAGGCGTGGTTGGCCAGGAAGTAGCCCGGCTTGGTCAGGTCGTCCCAGCGGTCGAACACTTCCTGCACGCGCTTGTCGGTGTAGGGCACCTTGCCGGCGGTGAGGTCCATGTGGAACTCGTAGCCGTTGACGCGCATGTTCAGGTAGTCGAACCAGCCGCCCGTGGGCCACAGCGCCTTGGTGCCGATGGCGAACGGCGTGACACCCGCGGCCTTGAGCTTGGCGCTGGCTGCGATCAGCTCCTTCCAGTCCTTGGGCACGGCGATGTTGTTCTTCGCGAAGATGTCCTTGCGGTAGTAGATGCCCCACTGGTAGTAGGTGTAGGGCACGCCCCACTGCTTGCCCTTCTGGGTCATCGACGCGGCGGCGCTCTTGAGCTGGGTGCCGAGGTTTTCCTTGGTCCAGACGTCGGAGACGTCTTCGAACAGGCCGGCGTTGACGAACGGGGCCATGCGGTTGCCGGCGTACCAGGTGACGATGTCCGGTGCCTCGGCGCTCAGGAAGTTGCGGATCGAGGTCTTGAAGCCTTCGTGGTCGAAGGTGTTGATCTTGACGGTCACGTCCGGGTTGGCGGCCATGAAGCCCTTGGCCATCGCTTCCCACGCGGCCTTGGGTGCCGGGTCGGAGGCGTCGGTGTTGATGACGAGCGTGCCGGCCTGCGCGGCGCAGGCAGCGGCTGCCAGTGCCAGCACGCTGAAGCGGGCGGCGAGCGTGGTGAGGTTCTTGTGCATCTGTCTGTCTCCTGGGGAGTCCTGTGGTGAAGTCATGCCTGCCAGATCGCCATCGCTCTGGGGGGCAGGTGCGCGCCGCCCAGCACGGGCGTCGCGATCGGCGTGGGCGTCCAGTCCAGCGCCAGATCCGAGAAATTGAAGGCCAGCGTCAACCCGCCGGCGCGGCTGATGCGCAGGCCGTCAGGCAGCGGTGCCACGGCGAGTCCCGCGTCAGCGGCGGCGCCGGCGAACACGGCCTGCCAGCCCGCCGCGTCCAGCCAGCCGGCGAGGTAGCGCACCGGGCCGTTGCGGGTGAGGGCGGGGCGGCCATCAGCGAACGAGGCCAGTGCTTCGGCGCCGTGCAGCGCGAGGTCTTCGCGCCAGCGGGTGACCGTGACAGTGGCTGCGGCGTCGTCCAGCGCCACCGGCTCGACCACGCCCGGCGGCAGCGACGCGACCCGCGTCACCTGCACCCCCGCCAGCGCGGCGAGCGGCCCCGGCGGCAGCAGTGCCCCCCAGCCGTCATCGCCAACATCGCCGTCATCCCCGCGCACGCGGGGACCCACCCCCGCCACCGACGTCTCGAACCGTGGGTGCCCGCTTTCGCGGGCATGACGGTGGGGAGTGGGGAACGACAGGTTCACCGACTTGCTGCCCGCCCGCGGTCCGAGCACGATCTGCGCGCCGCTGGCCGCCGCCGTGGTGAGTGCGGCTTGCAGCGCCGCACCGACATGCAGCGCCGCCGGCAGCACGATCAGCCGGTAGCCCGACAGGTCCGGCGCCCCGCCCGTGCCCGCCCGCGGCCCGACGATGTCCACGTCCAGCCCGAGCTGCCGCAGCCCGCTGTAGGCGCGGAAGCTCAGCTCCAGCGGGTTGTAGTCGGCGCCCTGCGGCTGGATCTGCGCCATCCACAGCGCGTCGTAGTCGAACACCAGTGCCACATCAGGCCGCACCGGCAAGCGCGGCGCGTTCGTGAGCACGCCCCGCCCGGTCAGCGCCGCCAGCTCCGCGCCGACCTGCGCCGCTTCGAGCGCCCCTTGGTCTTCGGACGAGTCCGGGCGCAGCAGGCCCGTGTGCATCTGCTCCTGTGCAAACGGCGCCTGCCGCCAGCGGAAGTAGCTCACTACCTCGGCGCCGTGCGCGAAGGCCTGCCAGGTCCACAGCCGCACCGTGCCGTCGTGCGGCGCCGGGTTCCAGTGCGCCCAGTTCACCGGGCCGGGCTGCTGCTCCATCACCCACCAGCGGCCGTCGCTGCGACCGTCCGCACCCCGGCACATGCCGCGGTACAGGTCGTGGTGGAACGACGGGATGTCCGGGTGCCCGGTCCGTGCCCAGCGCGCCTTTTCCTCGGCGCTGAGGAAGAACATCTGCGTGAAGCCGAGCGGGTAGCTGTCCCAGGTGGCGATGTCGAGGTCCGCCGCCACGTCGTGGTGGTCGAACTCGGTGAAGAAGCCCATGAAGTTGTGCGACACCGGCCGCCCCGGCGACAGCGCGCGCAGGATCGCCACCTGCTCCCGGTTGAATGCCACCACCTCGTCGGAGGCGAAGCGGCGCCAGTCGAGCCGGTGCGCCGGGTGCGCCTCCGTCACGGTCAGCGCAGGCAGGTCGATCTCGTCGAAGCTGCGGTAGACCTGGCTCCAGAACACCGTGCCCCAGGCGTCGTTGAGCGCGTCGATCGTCGTATAGCGCGCGGCCAGCCAGCGCCGGAAGCCCTGCCGCGCCGACTCGGACAGGCTCAGCACGGTGTCATGGCAGCCGTACTCGTTGTCGGTCTGCCAGGCGACCACGGCGGGGTGCTGGCCGTAGCGCTCCGCGACTGCGCGGCTGATGCGGCGCGACTCGGCGCGGTAGCCGGCGTGCGAGAAGCAGTAGTGCCGCCGCGAGCCGAAGCCGCGCGGGCGGCCCTGCAGGTCGATCGCCACCATGTCCGGCATCCGGTCGACCAGCCACTTCGGCGGCGTGGCGGTCGGCGTGCACATCACGACGCCGAGCCCGGCCGCGTGCAGCGTCTCGACCGCCTCGTCCAGCCAGTCCCAGGTGAAGACACCCGGCTCGGCTTCGATCACGCTCCACGCGAATTCCGCGATCCGCACGACGCGGATGCCCATCGCGTGCATGCGGCGCGCGTCCTCGGCCCATTGCGCGCGTGGCCAGTGTTCGGGGTAATAGCAGACACCCAGTTGCATGTCGGTCTCTCGGCGGAATCAGCGGGGATCGGCGGTGATCAGGCGGCCTGCGGCAGCGACTGGTCCTGGTCGGGGATGCAGCGGGTGAGCGCCAGGCCCTGCGCGTCGAACAGGTGCAGCGTGTCCGCCGGCAGGCCGATCGCCAGGCGGTGGCCGGTGGAGGCGTGCGCGTGGCCGGGGGCCTTGGCGACCAGCGACTCGATGCTGCCATCCGCGCCTTCCATGTAGAGGAAGGTCGACTCACCCAGCCGCTCCTGCCACTGCAGCGGGCGCACGATGTGCTGCACCGCGGTTCCAAGCTGCGTGTGCTCCGGACGCACGCCGAGCGTGACCGGCGCACCGGGCTGCAGCCGCCGCGCATCGACCGCCGCGCGCAGCGTCTCGCCGCTGCTCAGGCGCACCATGGCGTGGTCCGGGGCGCTGCTGACCAGCGTGCCGGGCAGGAAGTTCATCTTGGGCGAGCCGATGAAGCCGGCCACGAACAGGTTGCGCGGGCGGTGGTACAGCTCCAGCGGCGTGCCGCACTGGGCGACCGAGCCGTCACGCGCCACCGCTTCGCCGGTGTTGAGCAGCAGGATGCGGTCGGCCAGCGTCATCGCCTCGACCTGGTCGTGGGTGACGTAGACGGTGCTCGCCTTGCCGAAGTCGCGGTGCAGCTTGGCGATCTCGAAGCGGGTCTGCACCCGCAGCGCGGCGTCCAGGTTGGACAGCGGCTCGTCGAACAGGAACACCCCCGGCTCGCGCACGATGGCCCGGCCGATCGCCACGCGCTGGCGCTGGCCGCCGGAGAGCGCCTTGGGCTTGCGGTCGAGCAGGTGGTCGAGCTGCAGCACCTTGGCCGCCGCCATCACCTTCTCGCGGATCACCGCCTTGTCGACCTTGGCCAGCCCCAGCCCGAAGGACATGTTCTCGTACACCGACATGTGCGGGAACAGCGCGTAGGTCTGGAACACCATCGCCACGCCGCGGTGCGCGGGCGGCACGTCGTTCATCGTCACCCCGCCGATCTGCAGCTCGCCGCCGGTGATGTCCTCCAGCCCCGCGATCATGCGCAGCAGCGTCGACTTGCCGCAGCCCGAGGGCCCGACGAAGACGCAGAACTCGCCCTGCGCGATGTGCAGGTTCACGTCCCGGATGACGGGGGCGTGGTCGCCATAGGCCTTGAAGACAGATTTCAGTTCGATGTTCGCCATGCACCGATTCTGCTGCTAATAATATTAGCGATAATCGGTGAAAACCCCGAGACGAACCCGCCCCCGGGGTTCTGGGTCAGGCGTGGCGGCGCACCGTCTGGCGCTCGACCAGCGGGCAGTCGATCTTGATCAGGTGGCGCCGGCTGGCGCGCTGTGCGGCTGGCGTGTCGGCCGCCACCAGCAGGGCCTCGACCGCCGCACGCCCCATCTCGTAGTTGGGCAGCACCATCGTGGTCAGCGGCGGATGGGTGTGGCGCGAGATTTCCTGGTCGTCGTAGCCCATGACCGACACGTCGTCCGGCACCTTCAGGCCGAGCTGCGCCAGCGCCTCCATCGCGCCGAGCGCCATCAGGTCGTTGGCGCAGAAGAGGGCGGTCGGCGGGCGCGGTCCGGCCATCAGCGAGCGGGTGGCCTCGAAGCCGGTGCCCGACATCCAGTCGCCGTCGCGCACCAGCGCGGGGTCGAAGGGCAGGTCGGCGGTGGCCAGCGCGCGGCGGTAGCCCTTGATGCGGTCCTTGGCGGCCTCCATCCACGGCTCGCCGTTGATGAAGCCGATGCGGGTGTGGCCCATCGCGATCAGGTGTTCGGTCGCCGCGTGGCCGCCGCCGACCTCGCCGGGCACGATGGTGGGCAGCTTGTGCTGCTCGTCGTGGCAGTTCAGCAGCACCACGGGCACGGTGCCCAGCCGGTGCACCAGGGCGGGCGGCAGCGCCACTTCCCGGGTGAAGATGGTCGAGTAGACGATGCCCAGCAGCGCCGGGTGCATCGCCAGCATCTCGATGGCGGCGGCCTCCTGCTCGGCATTGCCGCGGGTGACGGCCACGCTGACCACGCAGTCGTGCGTCCAGGCTGCGTCCCGCGCGCCATCGACGCTGACGACCGGGTGCGGGCTGGTCGAGATCTCGTCGACCAGGTAGCCGATCAGGTTGCGGCGCACGCCCGGCACGCCCGGGGCGGCGGGAATGGCCGCAGCGGGCGCCGGCGCTTCCCGCCGCGGCAGCCGGTAGCCCAGCTCCATCGCCACGCCCAGCACCTTGCTGCGGGTCTCGGCCGACAGCCGCGCGCCGGTCATGTTGTTCAGCACCATCGACACGGTCGATTGCGACACACCGGCGGCCTGGGCCACGTCGGTCATCGTCGGTCGGCGGGTGGGCATCGGGGCGGGTTTGCGGGTGGTCACGGCGGGTGGGGTGGCGCGGGCGTGGTCTGGATTCCCGATGGTACCCAAGCCGGCAGCCCGACCTGGTAATCGTCGCCGATGATGGCGTGCTAATAATTGGTGATAACCCCCATTGCCGGAGTGCCTCCCCGGTCCTTAGAGTCCGCTTCACTGAAAACTAACGCGAGTTAGTTGCGTTGCCAGATGGTCTGGTCGCCGCCGCCACCCGAGGAGTTGCCATGTCCGCTGTCCCCCGTCCGCCCTCGGCGTTCGGACCGAATCGCCGGCGCGAGACGCTGACGGCGTTCGGGCTGGTGCTGCCGGCGCTGATCGGCTTCGTGCTGTTCTATGCATGGCCGGCATGGCGGGCGGTGGAGATCAGCCTGACCGACTGGAACCTGCTGCGCGAGCCCAACTGGGTCGGGCTGGACAACTACGTGAAGCTCTGGGGCGACGAGCGTTTCTGGCGCGGCATGCAGCTCTCGGCCTGGTACGTGGCCTTCAACATCCCCATGCAGACGGTGCTCGGGCTGTTCCTGGCGGTGGTGATGGACCGGCTGGCGCGCTCGCTGTTCATCAAGGCGGTGGTGCTGCTGCCCTATCTGCTGTCGAACGTGCTGGTGGCGCTGATGTGGCTGTGGCTGCTGGACCCGCTGCTGGGCGGTGTCAACGCGCTGCTGACGTGGAGTGGCATCGGTCACCAGCCGTTCTTCGCTGGCGAAACACAAGCGCTCGCCACGGTGGCGGCGGTCAACATCTGGCGCCACATGGGGCTGGTGGCGCTGCTGTTCCTGGCCGGGCTGCAGAACATTCCGCGCTACCTCTACGAGGCCGGCGCGCTCGAAGGCGCCACCGAGTGGCAGATGTTCTGGCGCATCACGCTGCCGCTGCTGCGCCCGGTGATGGTGTTCGTGCTGGTGACCAGCGTCACGGGCTCGTTCCAGATCTTCGACACGGTGGCGGTGGCGACCAACGGCGGGCCGCTGGAGTCGACCCGCGTGATCGTCCACTACATCGTCCAGAACGCCTTCAGCTTCTACAAGATGGGCTACGCGTCGGCGATGTCGATGACGCTGTGCCTGGTGATGGTGCTCTACACGGTGCTGCAGATGCGCATCCTGCGCGCCAACGAAAACGACCTGGCCTGACACCATGAACCGCGGCATGAAACTCGATCCTTCCCGCGCCTTTGCCTGGGCCTGTCTGCTGGCGATGCTGGCGCTCACCGTGGTGCCGCTGTGGGTGGTGGTGAAAACCGCGCTCACGCCCTCGCAGGACGTGTTCAGCCAGGCCGCCCAGCTCTGGCCCGACACGCCGACGCTGCGCAACTTCACCCGCGTGCTCGGTCTCGTCTCGCACGAGGAGAGCCTGGCGATGGGCGGCTCGGGCGCCGAAGTGCATTTCCTGCGCGCGGTGGGCAACTCGCTGCTGTTCACCGGGATCATCGTCACGCTGCAGGTGCTGACCAGCTCGATGGCGGCCTATGCCTTCGCGCGGCTGCGGTTCCCGGGGCGCGAGCTGCTGTTCGGGCTGTTCGTCGCGTCGATGATGGTGCCGGGCGTGGTGACCTTCATCCCGAACTTCATCCTCATCAAGGACCTCGGCTGGCTCAACACCATGGCCGGCATGGTGGCGCCGTTCTGCCTGATGTCGGGCTTCGGGATCTTCTTCCTGCGCCAGTTCTTCCTGTCGATCCCGCGGGACCTGGAGGAGGCCGCGATCCTGGAAGGCGCCTCGCCGCTGCGGGTGTTCTGGCGCATCGTGCTGCCGCTGTCCACCGCGCCGCTGGCCACGCTGGCCATGCTCACCT is a window from the Sphaerotilus montanus genome containing:
- a CDS encoding alpha-galactosidase; translated protein: MTRDYLILHSRRSSVVLECPPDEAPLWRYWGPRLPEGATPGAALRDTRPLPSFMLDFDQPLTVAPTFGVGWFGQSALLAHRDGQDFAQAFTRCDVEWLQQDAAGSALCLHLHDDVARLRLDLTLRLDAASDVLVLQSVLHNLGDAPLDVQWLAAGTLQLPGHCDNVRSYAGQHVHEFMLQVDPLTRSLWRKESRRGRTSHDCFPGAVVTTPGTTDDTGLVFGAHLAWSGNHQQTVEWLHDGLYQWQMGEWLAPGEGRLLPGQALHSPELVATCSTAGLNGLAANFHTELRRRLNWPGGAMKPRPVHLNTWEGFYFDVHPGPVQELATAAAAVGIERFVLDDGWFHGRHHDRAALGDWWPDETKFPNGLGELIAHVNALGMEFGLWVEPEMVNPDSDLFRAHPEWALQIAGRPLLTARNQLVLDIARPEASDYLFEKIAALLAAHPIGYLKWDLNRDLAPAGLANGTAGYRAQIHAAYALMDRLRAAHPNVEIESCSGGGGRIDFGVLRHTHRVWTSDCIDALSRVDIQRGFLQFFPPEIMGAHVGTAPSHTTGRTQSMAFRAAVALPGHFGVELDVRQLNDADTAELRGWIDVYKQLRDRLHHGRVWLGEGGDGLRWQLHGDEASSDLVLLVLRPLPSSHRYTPTLRLPMLDPAARYRVREVLPAGTVRPTGRHHTAPFFDAINTPEGLVLDGAWLAHAGLPMPRTQAETAFLVRLERV
- a CDS encoding carbohydrate ABC transporter permease codes for the protein MFPTPLAKTSPVTQALYKLGLPVALVVWLLPIIAVALTSIRGQGDIAGGNYWGWPTEWQVIENYSAVFRNTPIARYIVNSLLVAIPTVLGAVALSCLAGFALGTYRFKANLAVFFLFVGGNFIPFQILMVPVRDLSLRMGLYDSIGGLVLFHIAFQTGFCTFFMRNFIRDLPHELIEAARIEGASEWQIFWKVVLPLVRPALAALSVLVFTFIWNDYFWSTVLIQGDHAMPVTGGLKSLNGIWVAQWHLVSAGSIVAALPPVLIFFLMQKQFIAGLTLGASKG
- a CDS encoding carbohydrate ABC transporter permease; this encodes MSSPAPPPQFSWWTRHQRQLAPWLFLLPALLMFGTYVIVPIFESIAISFHDWDGLGEAKYIGIANYVELYSDPDFRTALKNNLVWLVLFLLSVPIGLGLALFLNQTVTGIRLVKSMFFFPFVISQVVIGLVFTWFYNPTNGLFTQILAALGMPGVAVLSDEHLVTYGIIAAGLYPQIAYCMILYLTGLNNVRPDLIEAARLEGAKGWSMLWHIVLPQLRPATFIAVVVTIIGSLRSFDMVSIMTSGGPYGSSRVLAYYMYEQALSEYGYRMGYGTAIATVLFSIMLVYITFVLWRIYQQEKELG
- a CDS encoding ABC transporter substrate-binding protein — protein: MHKNLTTLAARFSVLALAAAACAAQAGTLVINTDASDPAPKAAWEAMAKGFMAANPDVTVKINTFDHEGFKTSIRNFLSAEAPDIVTWYAGNRMAPFVNAGLFEDVSDVWTKENLGTQLKSAAASMTQKGKQWGVPYTYYQWGIYYRKDIFAKNNIAVPKDWKELIAASAKLKAAGVTPFAIGTKALWPTGGWFDYLNMRVNGYEFHMDLTAGKVPYTDKRVQEVFDRWDDLTKPGYFLANHASYDWQDALPAFVKGEAAMYLMGNFAVDPMKKGGLTEAQLGFMQFPKINNVPMAEDAPTDTIHIPAKAKNKVDARRFLAYAASAKVQGEVNAILGQLPVNKDATKPTDVYLKDGFAMLSNAYALGQFYDRDAPAEMAKAGMEGFQRYMVKPETRKEVLERLEQVRQRVYK
- a CDS encoding beta-galactosidase, with translation MQLGVCYYPEHWPRAQWAEDARRMHAMGIRVVRIAEFAWSVIEAEPGVFTWDWLDEAVETLHAAGLGVVMCTPTATPPKWLVDRMPDMVAIDLQGRPRGFGSRRHYCFSHAGYRAESRRISRAVAERYGQHPAVVAWQTDNEYGCHDTVLSLSESARQGFRRWLAARYTTIDALNDAWGTVFWSQVYRSFDEIDLPALTVTEAHPAHRLDWRRFASDEVVAFNREQVAILRALSPGRPVSHNFMGFFTEFDHHDVAADLDIATWDSYPLGFTQMFFLSAEEKARWARTGHPDIPSFHHDLYRGMCRGADGRSDGRWWVMEQQPGPVNWAHWNPAPHDGTVRLWTWQAFAHGAEVVSYFRWRQAPFAQEQMHTGLLRPDSSEDQGALEAAQVGAELAALTGRGVLTNAPRLPVRPDVALVFDYDALWMAQIQPQGADYNPLELSFRAYSGLRQLGLDVDIVGPRAGTGGAPDLSGYRLIVLPAALHVGAALQAALTTAAASGAQIVLGPRAGSKSVNLSFPTPHRHARESGHPRFETSVAGVGPRVRGDDGDVGDDGWGALLPPGPLAALAGVQVTRVASLPPGVVEPVALDDAAATVTVTRWREDLALHGAEALASFADGRPALTRNGPVRYLAGWLDAAGWQAVFAGAAADAGLAVAPLPDGLRISRAGGLTLAFNFSDLALDWTPTPIATPVLGGAHLPPRAMAIWQA
- a CDS encoding ABC transporter ATP-binding protein; translation: MANIELKSVFKAYGDHAPVIRDVNLHIAQGEFCVFVGPSGCGKSTLLRMIAGLEDITGGELQIGGVTMNDVPPAHRGVAMVFQTYALFPHMSVYENMSFGLGLAKVDKAVIREKVMAAAKVLQLDHLLDRKPKALSGGQRQRVAIGRAIVREPGVFLFDEPLSNLDAALRVQTRFEIAKLHRDFGKASTVYVTHDQVEAMTLADRILLLNTGEAVARDGSVAQCGTPLELYHRPRNLFVAGFIGSPKMNFLPGTLVSSAPDHAMVRLSSGETLRAAVDARRLQPGAPVTLGVRPEHTQLGTAVQHIVRPLQWQERLGESTFLYMEGADGSIESLVAKAPGHAHASTGHRLAIGLPADTLHLFDAQGLALTRCIPDQDQSLPQAA
- a CDS encoding LacI family DNA-binding transcriptional regulator; translation: MPTRRPTMTDVAQAAGVSQSTVSMVLNNMTGARLSAETRSKVLGVAMELGYRLPRREAPAPAAAIPAAPGVPGVRRNLIGYLVDEISTSPHPVVSVDGARDAAWTHDCVVSVAVTRGNAEQEAAAIEMLAMHPALLGIVYSTIFTREVALPPALVHRLGTVPVVLLNCHDEQHKLPTIVPGEVGGGHAATEHLIAMGHTRIGFINGEPWMEAAKDRIKGYRRALATADLPFDPALVRDGDWMSGTGFEATRSLMAGPRPPTALFCANDLMALGAMEALAQLGLKVPDDVSVMGYDDQEISRHTHPPLTTMVLPNYEMGRAAVEALLVAADTPAAQRASRRHLIKIDCPLVERQTVRRHA
- a CDS encoding carbohydrate ABC transporter permease; translation: MSAVPRPPSAFGPNRRRETLTAFGLVLPALIGFVLFYAWPAWRAVEISLTDWNLLREPNWVGLDNYVKLWGDERFWRGMQLSAWYVAFNIPMQTVLGLFLAVVMDRLARSLFIKAVVLLPYLLSNVLVALMWLWLLDPLLGGVNALLTWSGIGHQPFFAGETQALATVAAVNIWRHMGLVALLFLAGLQNIPRYLYEAGALEGATEWQMFWRITLPLLRPVMVFVLVTSVTGSFQIFDTVAVATNGGPLESTRVIVHYIVQNAFSFYKMGYASAMSMTLCLVMVLYTVLQMRILRANENDLA
- a CDS encoding carbohydrate ABC transporter permease — its product is MKLDPSRAFAWACLLAMLALTVVPLWVVVKTALTPSQDVFSQAAQLWPDTPTLRNFTRVLGLVSHEESLAMGGSGAEVHFLRAVGNSLLFTGIIVTLQVLTSSMAAYAFARLRFPGRELLFGLFVASMMVPGVVTFIPNFILIKDLGWLNTMAGMVAPFCLMSGFGIFFLRQFFLSIPRDLEEAAILEGASPLRVFWRIVLPLSTAPLATLAMLTSINMWNEFFWPFLVAKDETMQVLTVALQSFKSQTPQGSPDWSGLMAATALAVVPVLVLLFLFGRKVVESVQFSGSK